The Methanococcoides methylutens MM1 genome has a window encoding:
- a CDS encoding response regulator transcription factor: MSAEETDEIMSTLCKELTTKNALLLAPVNVFSERMIYFYTYSAMKCDPSRNIVWLCLKTSRKHVLERFEEYGLQVGDLMERMWFIDTEGPGKNDPNTLYCNSVTDYIRIGSHASKIFSQNPGSILVLDDLTVLSKDNLQIVENFIKFLERTVRDNQGSIISMLGKGALPGDTEGLMRSFFDVIVDITEQGKIHTDIGMNSLDLQYSIVDGKIDLSYGLQKMKKDRLKILVVDDEPDIPELIRLSLATEPYDFIIAYSGEEAVKKATEELPDLILLDIMMPDMDGYEVVEKLKQKSDTTDIAVIMVSAKTEVEDKLKGMKLGIDDYISKPFDKREINARIKMVMKRFGWEPTETSSS, encoded by the coding sequence ATGTCTGCAGAAGAAACTGACGAGATCATGAGCACGCTTTGTAAGGAACTAACTACAAAGAATGCATTATTGTTAGCACCGGTCAATGTGTTCAGCGAGAGGATGATCTATTTCTACACTTATTCTGCAATGAAGTGTGATCCTTCTCGTAATATTGTATGGCTTTGCCTGAAGACCTCAAGGAAGCATGTGCTTGAAAGATTTGAGGAATATGGCCTGCAAGTCGGGGACCTTATGGAAAGAATGTGGTTCATTGATACAGAGGGACCTGGAAAGAACGATCCGAACACGCTGTATTGTAATTCTGTGACAGACTACATCAGGATCGGGTCTCATGCTTCGAAGATATTCAGCCAGAATCCCGGATCAATCCTTGTTCTTGATGACCTCACAGTACTTTCCAAGGACAACCTGCAGATCGTTGAGAATTTTATTAAATTCCTTGAAAGGACAGTTCGTGACAATCAGGGCAGCATAATCTCCATGCTTGGAAAAGGTGCCCTCCCTGGTGACACCGAAGGCCTGATGCGCTCCTTCTTTGATGTCATCGTTGACATCACGGAACAGGGAAAGATACATACCGATATCGGAATGAACAGCCTGGACCTGCAGTATTCCATAGTTGATGGGAAGATCGACCTGAGCTACGGCCTGCAGAAGATGAAAAAGGACAGGTTGAAGATCCTTGTCGTGGACGATGAGCCGGACATTCCTGAACTGATAAGACTCTCCCTTGCTACGGAACCATACGATTTCATAATAGCATACAGCGGTGAAGAGGCCGTAAAGAAGGCTACTGAAGAACTTCCCGACCTTATACTGCTGGACATCATGATGCCGGACATGGATGGATATGAGGTCGTGGAAAAGCTCAAGCAGAAGAGCGATACAACTGATATTGCAGTCATAATGGTCTCTGCAAAGACAGAGGTCGAGGACAAGCTCAAGGGAATGAAGCTTGGAATTGATGATTATATCTCAAAACCATTCGATAAGAGGGAGATCAATGCCCGTATCAAGATGGTCATGAAGAGATTTGGCTGGGAACCAACGGAAACAAGCTCCAGCTAA
- the alaS gene encoding alanine--tRNA ligase, translating into MLEDEYQIDFFSDNGFIRKQCPKCGKYFWTRDLDRETCGDAPCDPYSFIGNPVFKKKMELADMRESYLKFFEEQGHTRVDRYPVIARWRDDIYLTIASIADFQPFVTSGQVPPPANPLTISQPCIRLSDLDAVGRSGRHLTTFEMMAHHAFNKKDKEIYWKDQTLELCDGLLNSLGADPMAVTYKEEPWAGGGNAGPCVETLIGGLEVATLVFMDLKQDKKGSIDIKGDMYSKMDNYIVDTGYGLERFVWASKGSPTIYDAIFPGIVNELMGLAGIEHELENEEYTNILSQNARLAGLMDVSEKANLFELRKQVASSIGTTVEKLSSIMEPVESVYAITDHTRCLTFMLGDGGIPSNVKAGYLARLVIRRTLRMMKDLGIKIPISEIVRMHIDNLPEYPEFQENFDVIDDILVHEERKFADTLDRGRRMMEKSAKHYKKSGEKIPLETIIDMYDSHGIPPEISKSVASEAGVEVDLPDNFYSLVADKHSKSEEKEEKVIPFADRIAKLPKTKRLFYDEPNRMEFEGVVLDIFENNIVLDNTLLYPEGGGQPADHGTLTVEDEVLNVVDTQIYDGVVVHTIDNIEDELHIRKGDLVVGRVDEERRMAHARHHTATHIINDAAREVLGSHIWQAGAQKFKDRARLDLSHYKRITQEELDQIELIANRTVMENRRVLSDWMDRTEAEQKYGFRLYQGGVPPGKMIRVMQVGNDIEACAGTHCTNTGLVGPIKILKTERIQDGVERLEYAAGEAAVKAMQDLESLVRDSSETLRVSAEQLPPTIERFFEEWKEFKKENTRLKEDLAHARVSQLVTEAEDINGIKVIAKSITNADSDELTKTAGELTQETDVVAVLISEMNGVKIVAAAGEDAVKNGINVGAIVKEMSAIVGGGGGGRPNMARGGGTDASKMDEALNRSIELLKEQIE; encoded by the coding sequence ATGCTTGAAGATGAATATCAAATCGATTTTTTCTCTGATAACGGATTTATCAGAAAACAGTGTCCCAAATGCGGTAAATACTTCTGGACACGGGACCTGGACAGGGAAACATGTGGAGACGCACCATGCGACCCCTATTCATTCATAGGCAATCCCGTATTCAAGAAAAAGATGGAACTTGCAGATATGCGGGAATCCTACCTCAAGTTCTTCGAGGAACAGGGACATACCCGTGTTGACAGGTATCCGGTCATTGCCAGATGGAGAGATGACATTTACCTTACCATTGCATCCATTGCCGACTTCCAGCCATTCGTAACATCAGGCCAGGTACCACCACCGGCAAACCCACTTACTATTTCCCAGCCATGCATCAGGCTTTCAGACCTTGATGCTGTTGGAAGGAGTGGCAGGCACCTTACGACCTTTGAGATGATGGCTCACCACGCCTTCAACAAGAAGGACAAGGAGATCTACTGGAAGGACCAAACCCTTGAACTTTGTGACGGACTTCTCAACTCCCTTGGTGCAGATCCGATGGCAGTCACATATAAGGAAGAACCATGGGCAGGCGGAGGAAATGCAGGCCCGTGTGTGGAAACACTTATCGGCGGACTTGAGGTCGCAACACTTGTGTTCATGGACCTGAAGCAGGACAAGAAGGGAAGCATCGACATCAAGGGAGACATGTATTCCAAGATGGATAACTACATTGTGGATACAGGATACGGACTTGAGAGATTCGTATGGGCATCAAAGGGTTCACCAACGATCTATGATGCGATCTTCCCTGGCATCGTGAACGAGCTTATGGGACTTGCCGGAATCGAGCACGAGCTTGAGAACGAAGAGTACACCAACATCCTTTCACAGAACGCACGCCTGGCGGGCCTTATGGATGTCAGCGAGAAGGCAAACCTCTTCGAACTGAGGAAGCAGGTAGCATCCAGCATTGGCACAACCGTAGAAAAGCTAAGTTCCATAATGGAGCCTGTGGAAAGCGTCTACGCGATCACAGACCACACAAGATGCCTCACATTCATGCTCGGTGACGGCGGTATCCCATCAAACGTCAAGGCAGGTTACCTTGCAAGGCTTGTCATACGCAGGACCCTCAGGATGATGAAGGACCTTGGCATCAAGATACCAATCTCCGAGATCGTCAGGATGCACATCGACAACCTTCCTGAGTACCCCGAGTTCCAGGAGAACTTCGACGTCATCGACGACATTCTGGTCCACGAGGAACGCAAGTTCGCAGATACTCTCGACCGTGGCAGGAGAATGATGGAAAAATCTGCAAAGCATTACAAGAAGAGCGGAGAGAAGATCCCTCTTGAGACCATCATCGACATGTACGACAGTCATGGGATCCCACCGGAAATTTCAAAGTCCGTTGCATCAGAAGCAGGTGTGGAAGTAGACCTTCCGGACAACTTCTATTCACTGGTTGCTGACAAGCACAGTAAGTCCGAGGAGAAGGAAGAAAAGGTAATTCCATTTGCTGACAGAATCGCAAAATTGCCAAAGACAAAGCGCCTGTTCTACGATGAACCGAACAGGATGGAGTTCGAGGGTGTCGTGCTTGACATATTCGAGAACAACATCGTTCTTGATAACACACTGCTCTACCCGGAGGGAGGAGGACAGCCGGCAGACCATGGAACACTGACCGTTGAGGATGAGGTGCTTAATGTGGTGGACACACAGATCTACGATGGAGTTGTGGTCCATACTATCGATAATATAGAGGACGAACTGCACATCAGGAAAGGCGATCTGGTGGTAGGCAGGGTTGATGAGGAGCGCCGTATGGCACATGCAAGACACCACACTGCAACTCACATCATCAATGATGCTGCAAGAGAGGTCCTTGGAAGCCACATCTGGCAGGCAGGTGCACAGAAATTCAAGGACAGGGCACGTCTTGACCTTTCCCACTACAAGCGTATCACACAGGAAGAGCTGGACCAGATCGAGCTTATCGCAAACCGCACCGTCATGGAGAACAGGCGTGTGCTAAGCGACTGGATGGACAGGACAGAGGCCGAGCAGAAATACGGATTCCGCCTTTACCAGGGTGGCGTACCGCCAGGAAAGATGATCCGTGTGATGCAGGTGGGCAATGACATCGAAGCATGTGCAGGTACCCACTGTACCAACACAGGCCTTGTGGGACCTATCAAGATCCTGAAGACAGAACGTATTCAGGACGGCGTGGAGCGTCTTGAATATGCAGCAGGAGAAGCTGCTGTAAAGGCAATGCAGGACCTTGAATCACTTGTGCGCGATTCATCCGAAACACTCCGTGTGTCAGCAGAACAGCTGCCACCCACCATCGAGAGATTCTTCGAGGAATGGAAGGAGTTCAAGAAGGAGAACACAAGGCTCAAAGAGGACCTTGCACACGCAAGGGTAAGCCAGCTGGTCACCGAAGCTGAGGATATCAATGGCATAAAGGTCATCGCAAAATCCATCACGAATGCAGACAGCGATGAGCTCACCAAGACAGCAGGTGAACTTACACAGGAAACCGATGTCGTCGCTGTGCTGATAAGCGAGATGAACGGTGTGAAGATCGTCGCAGCTGCCGGAGAAGATGCTGTAAAGAATGGCATCAACGTAGGCGCAATAGTCAAAGAGATGTCCGCAATTGTCGGCGGTGGCGGCGGAGGCCGTCCTAACATGGCCCGCGGTGGCGGAACAGACGCATCAAAAATGGATGAAGCCCTGAACAGGAGTATTGAGCTTCTGAAAGAGCAGATCGAATGA
- the surE gene encoding 5'/3'-nucleotidase SurE has protein sequence MSKRILLTNDDGVYAAGIRAAYRSVSDLGDVTVSAPAMQQSGVGRSISIFDPLRITRTSIDGIDVHAVGGTPTDSVILGIFSIMKELPDLILSGFNIGENISTDTITTSGTIGAALEGASYGVPAIAASIQVTEEGLKFDDLRDFQHDFDVGVKFVNRVAKKVLNDGLPENVDLLNINIPHFAEDDCDVEITRLARKFFDTNVEERHDPRGTSYYWITGDLIHEAEEGTDVNAIENGRISVTPISLDATSPIDFSDIEHLV, from the coding sequence ATGTCAAAGCGAATACTGCTCACGAACGATGATGGTGTCTATGCTGCCGGTATAAGGGCAGCCTATAGGAGTGTGTCCGACCTTGGCGATGTCACTGTCTCAGCACCGGCTATGCAACAAAGCGGGGTGGGGCGATCGATTTCCATATTTGATCCACTTCGTATAACACGTACATCCATAGATGGCATAGATGTGCATGCTGTGGGCGGGACCCCCACAGATTCCGTGATCCTGGGTATCTTTTCTATTATGAAGGAACTGCCTGATCTGATCCTCTCCGGGTTCAACATTGGTGAGAACATAAGTACCGACACAATTACGACATCAGGGACCATCGGAGCTGCACTCGAGGGTGCAAGTTATGGTGTTCCCGCAATTGCTGCTTCCATCCAGGTGACAGAGGAAGGCCTGAAGTTCGATGACCTTCGGGATTTCCAGCATGATTTCGATGTGGGTGTGAAGTTTGTGAACCGGGTGGCGAAAAAAGTGTTGAATGACGGTCTTCCTGAGAATGTAGACCTTCTGAACATTAACATCCCTCATTTTGCAGAAGATGATTGTGATGTGGAGATAACAAGGCTTGCACGCAAGTTCTTCGATACCAATGTCGAAGAGCGTCATGATCCAAGGGGAACCTCATATTACTGGATCACAGGTGACCTTATCCACGAAGCGGAAGAGGGTACTGATGTCAATGCTATCGAGAACGGTCGCATATCTGTGACACCGATCTCGCTGGATGCAACATCTCCGATCGATTTTTCAGATATAGAGCATCTGGTCTGA
- the moaA gene encoding GTP 3',8-cyclase MoaA: MKSSKDLLTDRFGRTVTSLRISLTNRCNLDCIYCHSEGDEGTRNEMTVEMIAQIVDTASKFGVNKVKFSGGEPLVRTDFEDILKALPELKDVSVTTNGVLLKGRAHDLKEAGLDRVNVSLDTLDPDKYAYITHGRPEDLYEVLEGIKAAIDAGLTPVKINMVLLKGINENEIDDMLDFVRGYSGDLVLQIIQVMDFRDGAQYDLDAKKIEEDLERRADDIRMRKMHHRKSYIINGAEVEFVRPIENAEFCANCNRLRITADGKLKPCLLVNDNLIDFTNAKQEELPELLRASIERRIPFYTDSEEKRIIEKKTIIGDRKDGS; encoded by the coding sequence ATGAAATCCTCAAAAGATCTTCTTACAGACAGGTTCGGCCGGACGGTCACAAGTCTCCGGATCTCACTTACCAACCGTTGCAACCTTGACTGCATCTATTGCCACAGTGAAGGCGACGAAGGTACCAGAAACGAGATGACAGTTGAAATGATCGCGCAGATAGTGGATACCGCGTCAAAGTTCGGAGTCAATAAGGTCAAGTTCTCAGGAGGAGAACCGCTCGTCAGGACAGATTTTGAGGACATACTCAAGGCACTACCGGAACTAAAGGATGTATCCGTGACCACAAATGGAGTATTGCTTAAAGGACGTGCACACGACCTGAAAGAAGCAGGTCTGGACCGTGTGAATGTCAGTCTCGACACCCTTGACCCCGATAAATACGCCTATATCACACATGGAAGGCCGGAGGACCTTTATGAAGTGCTCGAGGGGATCAAAGCAGCCATCGATGCTGGCCTTACTCCGGTGAAGATCAACATGGTCCTTCTCAAAGGAATCAATGAGAATGAGATCGATGACATGCTGGATTTCGTCAGGGGTTACAGCGGCGACCTTGTGCTACAGATAATACAGGTAATGGACTTCAGGGACGGTGCCCAATATGACCTTGATGCCAAAAAGATCGAGGAGGATCTTGAAAGACGTGCAGATGATATAAGGATGCGGAAGATGCATCACCGTAAAAGCTATATCATCAACGGAGCAGAAGTTGAGTTTGTCAGACCTATTGAAAATGCTGAATTCTGTGCCAATTGTAACAGGCTAAGGATAACTGCAGACGGTAAGCTAAAGCCCTGCCTTCTGGTCAATGATAACCTGATAGACTTCACAAACGCTAAGCAGGAAGAGCTTCCTGAGCTACTGAGAGCGTCCATAGAACGCAGGATACCATTCTACACGGACTCTGAAGAAAAAAGGATCATTGAGAAAAAAACAATAATCGGAGATAGAAAAGATGGAAGTTGA
- a CDS encoding cobyrinate a,c-diamide synthase: MKRSVLIAGTHSGVGKTTVAMGVMAALTKRNMNVQPYKVGPDYIDPTHHTAICGRSSRNLDTFMMGVEGVRRTVENSYKDADISVIEGVMGLYDGMNSTEIASSAHVAKSLDIPVILVVNVHGMSRSTGAIVKGFTEFDKDVNIAGVILNRVGSPRHAQMIKDVLPDIPVVGAVPRNQDVKVPSRHLGLHMAGEQDYDVGKLAEFIEENVDIDAILSLASEPKKPGVEDERCIEDMSEVTIGVARDAAFCFYYEEMFDMFRKCGAKIEFFSPLDGEIPEVDGMYFGGGYPELNIAELEKSRTTKKLKDLSADGMPIYGECGGLQYLCSSYEIEDVVYKMADLFPAETVLTKKLQALGYTHGVAKGKFIKGPVRGHEFHYSLTECDSDSRLIYEMERGKGIMNGKDGITEHNSLASYMHAHPASFPVDSFVEECRKYGRK; the protein is encoded by the coding sequence ATGAAACGATCGGTCCTAATTGCAGGAACACATAGCGGCGTAGGCAAAACCACTGTAGCAATGGGTGTTATGGCCGCTCTTACGAAAAGGAATATGAATGTACAGCCTTACAAGGTTGGTCCTGATTATATTGATCCTACACATCACACTGCCATATGCGGCAGGTCCTCAAGAAACCTTGATACATTCATGATGGGTGTTGAGGGAGTTCGAAGGACTGTTGAGAACAGCTACAAGGATGCCGATATTTCCGTTATCGAAGGTGTAATGGGTCTCTACGACGGTATGAACTCCACGGAGATCGCCAGCTCAGCCCATGTTGCCAAGTCCCTTGATATTCCTGTGATACTGGTCGTAAATGTTCATGGTATGTCCAGAAGCACCGGTGCCATAGTCAAGGGTTTCACCGAGTTCGACAAAGACGTTAACATTGCAGGTGTTATCCTGAACAGGGTGGGCAGTCCTCGTCATGCTCAGATGATAAAGGACGTACTTCCTGACATTCCTGTTGTGGGTGCAGTTCCAAGGAACCAGGACGTAAAGGTCCCCTCAAGACACCTTGGTCTTCACATGGCTGGTGAACAGGACTATGATGTTGGCAAACTTGCAGAGTTCATTGAAGAGAACGTTGACATCGATGCGATCCTCTCCCTTGCTTCCGAGCCAAAGAAACCCGGGGTTGAGGATGAGAGGTGTATCGAGGATATGTCAGAGGTTACCATTGGTGTTGCCCGTGATGCTGCATTTTGTTTCTATTACGAAGAAATGTTTGACATGTTCAGGAAGTGCGGTGCAAAGATCGAGTTCTTCAGTCCTCTTGACGGCGAGATCCCTGAAGTTGATGGTATGTATTTCGGCGGTGGCTATCCTGAGCTGAACATTGCCGAACTTGAGAAGTCCCGGACCACAAAGAAGCTCAAAGACCTTTCCGCAGACGGTATGCCGATCTATGGTGAATGTGGTGGATTGCAGTACCTTTGCAGTTCCTATGAGATCGAGGATGTTGTTTACAAGATGGCAGACCTTTTCCCAGCAGAGACCGTCCTTACAAAGAAACTTCAGGCACTTGGATATACTCACGGTGTTGCAAAAGGCAAGTTCATCAAAGGACCTGTCCGGGGACACGAGTTCCACTACTCTCTTACAGAGTGTGACAGTGATTCAAGGCTCATCTATGAAATGGAGCGCGGAAAAGGTATCATGAACGGCAAGGATGGTATCACAGAGCATAATTCCCTTGCAAGTTACATGCACGCACACCCTGCTTCCTTCCCTGTGGACAGTTTTGTGGAAGAATGCCGTAAGTATGGCAGGAAATAA
- the priL gene encoding DNA primase regulatory subunit PriL: MENRDLALYPFVSEASEYVGSLGFSPERLLSSRALDAARMRGKERVTQSLTGEIEKPSPSASEEGKILTELLSYPFARILVSCIDDQFLIRKYALAEAKAAYRLLKTQQPEFLQEIGVDFRINADTYENEETHDILFDLHFTDYIRLASPLKDLNWKLVNRKMKAGHVRITKEEFARLLQEAIRVRIQNALPLAVPEEICEACNPHLTDINETLEEKKSDFGVGEFQKVESELFPPCIVEAIAKVRAGVNLAHSMRFAMTSFLLNIGMSVDEVVAMFNVSPDFDEEKTRYQIEHIAGSSGTPYKPPSCNTMRTYGNCYNPDEICKSIKHPLGYYSRRMWFKNKMEKDNQKKT; the protein is encoded by the coding sequence ATGGAAAACAGAGATCTGGCCTTATATCCTTTCGTATCCGAGGCATCCGAATATGTCGGTAGCCTCGGTTTTTCACCAGAGAGACTATTATCCTCCCGCGCACTTGACGCGGCCCGCATGCGCGGAAAGGAACGTGTCACACAATCACTGACCGGAGAGATAGAAAAGCCCTCACCTTCAGCTTCGGAAGAGGGAAAGATACTCACCGAGCTCTTATCCTATCCTTTTGCCAGGATATTGGTATCCTGCATAGATGACCAGTTCCTGATAAGGAAATATGCACTTGCAGAAGCAAAGGCTGCATACAGGCTCCTTAAGACACAACAACCGGAATTCCTACAGGAGATCGGGGTCGATTTCCGAATCAATGCAGATACTTACGAGAATGAGGAAACCCATGACATCCTTTTCGACCTTCATTTTACCGATTACATAAGGCTTGCAAGTCCCTTAAAGGACCTCAACTGGAAGCTGGTCAACAGGAAAATGAAAGCAGGCCATGTGAGGATCACAAAGGAAGAGTTCGCCCGTCTGCTCCAGGAAGCCATTCGCGTACGCATACAGAATGCACTGCCACTGGCAGTTCCTGAAGAGATATGCGAGGCATGTAACCCTCACCTTACAGATATCAACGAGACCCTGGAAGAAAAGAAATCCGATTTTGGTGTCGGAGAGTTCCAGAAGGTGGAAAGTGAACTGTTCCCCCCATGTATCGTAGAGGCTATCGCAAAGGTCAGGGCAGGAGTGAACCTCGCCCATTCAATGAGATTTGCAATGACATCGTTCCTGCTCAACATAGGGATGTCCGTGGACGAGGTTGTTGCCATGTTCAATGTATCGCCTGACTTTGACGAAGAGAAGACACGCTACCAGATAGAGCATATTGCAGGCTCCTCAGGTACGCCCTACAAGCCACCGTCCTGCAACACCATGCGCACATACGGAAACTGTTACAATCCCGATGAGATCTGCAAGAGCATAAAACATCCATTAGGATATTACAGCAGAAGGATGTGGTTCAAGAACAAAATGGAAAAAGATAATCAAAAGAAGACCTGA
- a CDS encoding DNA polymerase sliding clamp, translating into MFKATIDAYLLKDSVETLSVLVDEARFRISPEGIAVRAVDPANVAMVSFDLATEAFDDFSADDCELGLDLSRVSDILGVADRDDKVHMELNEDTKKLMIQIGGFSYTLSLLDPSTIRAEPRIPQLDLPAQIVLNGKDLQKAVKAAEKISDHMLLGVEGEDFFMEAEGDTDRVKLTMSRDQLIDIKPNDTRSLFSLDYLSDIIKPASKSNEVTLHLGKDFPIKINFSIANGAGTIGYLLAPRIESD; encoded by the coding sequence ATGTTCAAGGCGACAATTGATGCATATCTTCTAAAGGATTCAGTCGAAACACTATCTGTACTCGTGGATGAAGCAAGGTTCAGGATATCACCGGAAGGAATCGCCGTCCGGGCAGTAGATCCTGCAAACGTTGCAATGGTCAGTTTTGACCTGGCGACCGAGGCCTTCGATGATTTCAGTGCAGATGACTGCGAACTGGGATTGGACCTCTCAAGAGTAAGTGACATACTCGGAGTTGCAGACAGGGATGACAAGGTCCACATGGAACTCAATGAAGATACAAAGAAACTGATGATCCAGATCGGCGGTTTCTCATACACACTATCCTTACTTGATCCGTCAACCATCCGTGCAGAGCCAAGGATACCACAGCTCGACCTTCCGGCACAGATCGTCCTTAACGGCAAGGACCTCCAGAAAGCTGTCAAAGCTGCAGAGAAGATCAGCGACCACATGTTACTTGGTGTTGAAGGAGAGGACTTCTTCATGGAAGCAGAGGGTGACACTGACCGTGTGAAGCTCACAATGTCAAGAGATCAGCTGATCGACATCAAGCCCAACGACACACGTTCACTGTTCTCACTGGACTACCTTTCAGACATCATCAAACCCGCCTCTAAATCCAACGAAGTTACACTTCACCTTGGAAAGGACTTCCCGATAAAGATCAACTTCTCCATCGCCAACGGAGCCGGAACTATCGGATATCTCCTTGCACCAAGGATCGAGTCTGACTAA
- a CDS encoding transcription factor S produces the protein MEFCPKCKSMMFPIEGSLKCKKCGYVKEKEEAPELVSRSNREEREVTVLEGNIDEGLPTTTVRCPECENNTAYWWLRQLRSADESETRFFKCTKCSFTWREYD, from the coding sequence ATGGAATTCTGTCCAAAATGTAAGAGCATGATGTTCCCCATCGAAGGCTCATTAAAATGCAAAAAATGCGGGTATGTAAAAGAGAAGGAAGAAGCGCCTGAACTTGTATCAAGATCAAACCGTGAAGAAAGAGAAGTTACAGTTCTTGAAGGAAATATTGACGAAGGACTGCCGACAACTACTGTAAGATGCCCTGAATGTGAAAACAATACCGCATACTGGTGGCTCAGGCAGCTGAGATCTGCTGATGAATCCGAAACTAGGTTCTTCAAGTGTACTAAATGCAGCTTCACATGGCGTGAATACGACTAA
- a CDS encoding NUDIX hydrolase has product MTVPTTPLLTVDAVIILNRKIVLIKRKNPPFKNNFALPGGFVEVGETTEAAVIREANEETGLSIDIIKLVGVYSEPSRDPRGHTVSVCYLAIGHGEPRAATDAAGVALFDIKELPDIAFDHQKMIDDAGDDINGILSKM; this is encoded by the coding sequence ATGACAGTTCCAACCACACCCCTGCTAACAGTTGATGCCGTAATCATATTAAACAGGAAGATTGTACTCATTAAAAGGAAGAACCCTCCCTTTAAAAACAACTTCGCATTGCCTGGCGGTTTTGTGGAGGTGGGAGAGACGACCGAAGCTGCGGTCATTCGTGAAGCAAATGAAGAGACCGGGCTGTCTATCGATATTATTAAATTGGTTGGAGTATATTCTGAGCCTTCGCGCGACCCGAGAGGGCATACTGTGTCCGTTTGTTACCTTGCGATCGGCCACGGAGAACCAAGAGCCGCTACGGACGCCGCCGGAGTAGCATTGTTCGACATAAAGGAGCTGCCGGACATAGCTTTCGACCACCAGAAAATGATTGACGACGCAGGAGACGATATTAATGGAATTCTGTCCAAAATGTAA
- the artA gene encoding archaeosortase A, whose product MIENVLWIAVALMVLSSVIPAKRGAKYLVGGVGWIFFSVHWAYQPVHYIEISDYFNVVLTLAIAAFCLFMAHNMIREYREPSISGRGGDIDIVLMVTSATAIGSLFYFPFANIPALNQWLISNVTNATAGLLTFLGYNVDSTWHKITYNGYTVQIILACTAIESIALFTGLIISINAPFKRLMSAFMISVPVIYALNIVRDAFVIVAYGDQWFGPESFEIAHHVIAKIGSAIALFVIAYAVMRILPELLDMIDGLWQMTTRRVRNIVRKS is encoded by the coding sequence ATGATAGAGAATGTACTATGGATCGCAGTTGCCCTGATGGTCCTCTCCTCGGTAATTCCTGCAAAAAGAGGCGCAAAGTACCTCGTAGGCGGGGTGGGGTGGATCTTCTTTTCCGTCCATTGGGCATACCAGCCAGTTCACTATATTGAGATCAGTGATTACTTCAATGTAGTGCTGACCCTGGCAATTGCCGCGTTCTGTCTTTTCATGGCACACAATATGATACGTGAGTACAGGGAACCTTCTATATCAGGAAGGGGCGGAGATATTGATATTGTCCTGATGGTAACAAGTGCAACGGCCATAGGCTCATTGTTCTATTTCCCTTTCGCAAATATTCCTGCCCTGAACCAGTGGCTGATATCCAATGTGACCAATGCTACGGCCGGTCTTCTCACCTTTCTGGGATACAATGTGGATTCCACATGGCATAAGATTACCTACAATGGCTATACTGTGCAGATAATCCTTGCCTGTACTGCCATCGAAAGCATTGCCCTTTTCACAGGACTTATAATCTCCATCAATGCACCTTTCAAAAGGCTCATGTCAGCATTTATGATATCGGTGCCGGTAATATATGCACTTAATATTGTCAGGGATGCTTTTGTGATAGTGGCTTACGGTGACCAGTGGTTCGGTCCTGAAAGTTTTGAGATCGCACACCACGTGATCGCCAAGATCGGATCAGCTATCGCACTCTTTGTGATAGCTTATGCTGTGATGCGAATATTACCTGAGCTTCTTGACATGATCGACGGTCTGTGGCAGATGACAACCAGGCGTGTCAGGAATATTGTACGGAAAAGCTAA